TTGATATTGTTGCCAATGCCTTTTTGCATCACATGGTGCGCAATATCGTAGGTTCTCTATTAAAGGTTGGCAATGCCGAACGGCCTATTAGTTGGATAGCAGAGGTATTAGCTTTGCAAGATAGACGTAAAGCAGGCGTGACCGCACCCGCACAAGGCTTATATTTTGTACATGTTGATTATCCAGCCGAATTTAACTTACCAACACATTATCAGTTACCGCATTTTCAGCTTTAATCCAAGTATTTATACTGGCTTGGTTTTATTATAATTCTGTTGATTAAGTGAGTTCGTCTTAAAATATAGACATTTCGCGTAAAAAACCGAACATGAACTGAAACTGAACTATACTCAAATAAAGCAGTGTCAGACAAGGAGTGTCTCCAATGAACGGTTTAATACAATCGGCGCGTAAGCGTACACAAACGGGGCATGTTGGAAGTTATCAAACCACAGACAATAACCATCATATTTATAAAATAAATACATGGAAATATGCACCACCCAATATGCGGTTATTAGCAATGGCAGTAGATTTAAGCATTATTGGGTTGTTGATGCTAATTTTAATTATGTTGGAATACGGTGA
This DNA window, taken from Candidatus Thiocaldithrix dubininis, encodes the following:
- a CDS encoding RDD family protein, with amino-acid sequence MNGLIQSARKRTQTGHVGSYQTTDNNHHIYKINTWKYAPPNMRLLAMAVDLSIIGLLMLILIMLEYGDIWLIDAEVKLDLTTYFALSCIPFLYFVGFQCVFSASPGKLLLSLQVLDADTQTNLSNLSSM